The Shinella zoogloeoides genome contains the following window.
TCGACCGGCCGCAAAATCTGGGTCGCCCTGCATTCGAGCGCGGCATAGGCCTCGCCCACATAGGGCGCATCGACCAGCCGGCCCGTGACCGCCGTCAACCCGGCAATCTCGAACTCGTCGACGCCATGGGGCACCGTGATCGAACTCGCATTCATCCGTTCCGCAAGATGCCGGCTCGCCAGCGAGCAGGTGAAGACGCCGGTCTCCTCGATGTTCGTCACGCTGTCCTTGTGGCCGCTGGACGAGAACATCACGAGCTTCGGCGTGTCGCTTACCGCGTTGAAGAACGAATAGGGCGACAGGTTCTGCCGCCCGCCGGCCGATTTCGTGCCGATCCAGCCGATCGGGCGCGGCGCGACGATCGCCTTGAAGGGATCGTGCCTCAGGCCGTGCGCATTCTCCGCCGTCTCGTAGAACAGCGCGTCAGGCGTCATCGCCGATCCAGGTGACGATTTCCGCCAGCTCCGGCCGCGGCCGCTCCGTCGGCGGCACGGTCGGCGTGCCGATATGGATGAAGCCGGCGACCTTCTCGCCCGCATTCACCCCGAGGATGCCATGGGCGCGCTCGTCGAAGGCGTACCATTCCGACAGCCAGTTCGACGCAAAACCATAGGCGTTGGCGGCCATGACGAGGTTGAGGCAGACCGCGCCCGCCGACATGAGCTGCTCCCATTCCGGAATCTTCACATGCGGCGCCGCGCGGCTGACCACCGCGATCACGACGGGTGCGCGGGTAAGCCGCGTGTTCTCCACCTTCACCATGTCTTCCGCGAGGTCCGGCTTGTCGCCCATCGCGATCTTCGCCAGTTCCTCGCTGAGACGCCGGCGCGCCTCGCCGCGATAGACGATGAAGCGCCAGGGCGCGAGCTTGCCGTGGTCCGGCACGCGCGAGGCGAGCTTCAGCATCTCCTCCACCTCGCTTTTCGAGGGGCCGGGTTCGCCCATCTGGAAGGCGGGGATCGACCGGCGGGTCGAAAGATAATCGATCAGCTTGATTTCGGTTTTCATCGGGCGGGAGTTCCAATATCCTGGCCGGCAGGCGCGGCCTTGAAAATGCCATTAGCAGGGCTTTCAAGTGGAGCCTTACAGTCAGGAAGTCAACCATCCCCATGCGCATGCGTATCCATCCCGTCGCCGCCATGAGCCTCATCGCCGCGAGCCTTGCCGCGCCGCTCGCGCAGGCGCAGGATTCGCTGGAGAGCTTTTCGCAGATCCCGACGCCGCTGAAGGGCAGCAAGCTCACCTCCTTCAATCCCATCGTGACCGGCGAAGCCATGCCGGAGAACCTGCGCGACGTGACCTGCGAGGCGCTGCTGACCAAGGACGGCCAGCCCATGGAGCATGGCCTGACCTGGCGCGTCTTCTCCCCCATTCCCGGCGCGGACGGCAAGCTGCCGCTGCTGGCGACGTCGGAGGGCGGCACGGCCGCCTTCCAGCTCGTGCCCGGCGAATATTTCGTCAACGTCGCCTTCGGCCGCGCCGGCGCGACGAAGAAGCTCGTCGTGCCCGATGAGGGCGCAGTGGACAAGCAGACCATGGTTCTCGATGCCGGCGGCATCATGCTGAACGCCGTCTCCGGCCCGGATGTGCGCATTCCGCCGAAGGAACTGAGCTTTGCCGTCTATGCCGCCGAAGTGCGCGAGGACGGCGAACGCAATCTCGTCATGGACGACGTCAAGCCGAACACCGTGGTGCGCCTCAATGCCGGCACCTATCACGTCGTTTCAGACTACGGCACGGTCAATGCCGTCATCCGCGCCGATATCCAGGTGGAAGCCGGCAAGCTGACGCGCGCCACCATCCAGCACCGCGCCGCCAAGCTGACGCTGAAGCTCGTCTCCGAGCCGGGCGGCGAGGCCATCGCCGACACGGCCTGGTCGATCCTCACCTCTTCGGGCGACACGGTCTCCGAAAGCGTCGGCGCATTCCCGACGCTGGTTCTGGCGGAAGGCAGCTACATCGCCGTCGCCCGCAACAAGAACAAGATCTATCAGCGCGATTTCCAGGTACAGGCCGGCATGAACACCGATATCGAGGTGTTGCTCGACGAAAAGGCCAACGACCAGAAGGCCGCCGCCGAGGACGTGGTGGACTGAACGTCCCAACCAATCCCCCCAAAATGAAACCGGCCCCGAAGCGGTTCACCGCTTCGGGGCCGGACCGTATCAGGCCTTGCCAAGCTTGCGCTTGAGATCCGGCGCCATCGCCTCCAGCGACA
Protein-coding sequences here:
- a CDS encoding flavin reductase family protein — its product is MFYETAENAHGLRHDPFKAIVAPRPIGWIGTKSAGGRQNLSPYSFFNAVSDTPKLVMFSSSGHKDSVTNIEETGVFTCSLASRHLAERMNASSITVPHGVDEFEIAGLTAVTGRLVDAPYVGEAYAALECRATQILRPVDLDGRESNNWVVFGQVVGIHIGREILTDGMIDMAVARPLGRMGYMDYCDGGSDVFAMTRPKAG
- a CDS encoding nitroreductase family protein, translated to MKTEIKLIDYLSTRRSIPAFQMGEPGPSKSEVEEMLKLASRVPDHGKLAPWRFIVYRGEARRRLSEELAKIAMGDKPDLAEDMVKVENTRLTRAPVVIAVVSRAAPHVKIPEWEQLMSAGAVCLNLVMAANAYGFASNWLSEWYAFDERAHGILGVNAGEKVAGFIHIGTPTVPPTERPRPELAEIVTWIGDDA